The genomic stretch TAAATTTGTTATGCTCTTAACGAGAGCACTGTCAAATGGTAAGTTTAATAATAGCGTGACTAACTCATACTCAATGAAAAGGCGTGGTAGTAAAAAGGCTATAAACCACTGCTGTAGATGATGTGGGATTGTTTTAAGCCCAATAATCGGACCTTGCAAGAGAAGGACAGATTCACTGTGGGAAATTCAGGAATGATATAAGTTTTGTAAAGCAGCTTAACAAAATGACATCTTTTATTGATGCTTTCGGTATCATATTTTCATCAAAATAACATTGTGTACATCTGTTACAGGTATAAAATAAAAGATCCGTTTCTTActttatgaagatattcattcttctgACAAAGGATCATAGACATGCACGtgaaatgattttgattatttattctgGTATCCTTCATACTCACTCTCAGGATGATTGCTCTTAATCGAGGAAGTTCGCAATATCTTAAAATCCACTTTGcatcataaatcattattattaaactccatatcattatcattaaagtccAGATAGCGCCATAACTTACTGAGGCGAATGGCAGAATACTCTACCATGTCGATGAAATTAAacgaaatcattaaaaaaaaactatattgtgCAGTTTAATATTCCTGGCATTTCGCAATTAAAGATATGAATTTAGGGCAGGAAACTTCTTTGTTCTTCAGTTCACTTCTCCAGCATCGCAGTGCTAGATGGGCGCCTTGCAGGTGCGGTGCTCAAGGCAGGCGTCGTAGCAGCACTTCTCGTAGCCGGGGCAGTTGGAATCTCGGCTGCATCTCAGGGGGGCGTACCCTGACCTCACGGGCGGGCActgcgggcggacgggcgggcacGTTCCATGCTTTTCTGGGAGGCAAAAACGGAGGTATTTTAAAACTTGGTATGTTATTGAACTGCAACAAAATTAAGTACaaagtaagaaagataataaataattcatGGGACAAAGTAGGCACTCCTGAGGACCACGATGTAATGAATACAGTCTCATCCATAAACGAAACAGTTTCGAGTCTGACTAGCCTCCTAATCAGTCggcagaaattaaatgaaaactgAGGAGAGTCGTCTAGTCTTCCTCGAAACGCCAAGATCTCGCGTTTCCTTCATCATGGCTTCGTTATGTCAGAGACGAAGTCGCCAGCCATGACCTCTTACCAGAATCACAGCATTCGTATTTCCCAGCGCGGGCCTCGCACCAGAACTCGCAGTCCCCGCCGAAGCTGCCGCCCACGCCAACCACCCCCACAGCGACCCCGCCCACGACGCCgtggccgcccgcgccgcccaccGATCCCCCGATGAAGCCGTGGCGAGTTTCTGCTGCGTGCACCGCCCACAGCGCCGCGAGCAGCACTGCCGCCGGAAATGCTGTGTTCCTGCTGCGAATCTGTAATGCATAATGTATACGAATAACACAAAAGAtggaaaatatacaaaatgtaaTCTGAGTAAAATATACAATTAGTGATTATCACTAATTTATGCTGTACAGTGTATGCAATATAATCAACTAAAACGCAATTAAATACAAAACGTAACTAAACGCTGCACGATTTACCATAATCTCGGGAAACCGCAAGGACTGCAAGGACTGCAGCGTATATATACACGGCCGGAGTGGGAGGGATCACGCCTGCTACAATGGGCCAGCCAAAGGCCACTGGCACAAAGGACGGTGATTGTCATCCTCAGGGTGGAAATTCCAGGCCTTTTTCCTCAAAGTTGGCTTCGGggcaggaagaggaaaacaataaaGGTGCAAGTAGTTTCTGTAATCACAGCTTAAACGGTGACCTTCGTAAATGTGTAGAAGTTAATTCAATGGTTTCAGCTAATTCGAATGTCCTGTAAATCTTCAACTCATGTGTACTGTAAGTTGATATAGGTACTTTATAATAAGTGCAATAAGCCAATCCTGTACGTTTGCAAGATGGCATTTACTCCCAAAGTTGCTGGCCCCGACACCTCTTTGTTCCCATGCGGCCGATTACAAGACAGAGCCGCCACCGGGTACTGGGAGGGAGGTTGGCCTAGGTCAAGGGTCGTTGCCAATACCCATTACCAGGGTTGGTGTGATCGCTCATTAGATTACACTTGGCTTCTGCCATGAGTAAACTGTTTCCGCATTGCTTCCGAAGCACATTGGTTTCTGGGAAGTACTGGCTATGCTGAGTTTCCTTGACTGCCCACCAGAAGGATATTGTACCTCAGACCTTCAGTATAACtactgaaggaaggaagaaaacagaTTATGTAAAGAAGTGATAATGACTATAAAgactatgaaaatatatgtaacgGGATACATAAAAAACTATGAGCTATGAACAGGTATATCATTCAGGATACATTCAAAATGGTGGATGACAAAGGCTTCTCACCACTGCCACCAGGTGTATCGGGGAAAGTCAGCTGAAATTCCACTCCTTAATCCCAGTAAGCCTAAACGGAGTGTAAGGCAGTACCCCTGCTTGTGGATTTACAGAACCCTCGCATGTGGAATGCACAGGGCTTCTTGGATGTTGCCTTGTTTGGTTACGTTGAGGGAAAAAGTGATAGGGCCTTTATGTTTTCCTTTGATaaaagagaggtatatatatatatatatatatatatatatatatagagagagagagagagagagaaagagagggagagagagagagagagagagggagaggaagagggagagggagagggagagggagagggagagggagagggagagggagagggagagggagagggagagggagagggagagggagagggagagggagagggagagggagagggagagggagagagagagag from Penaeus chinensis breed Huanghai No. 1 chromosome 40, ASM1920278v2, whole genome shotgun sequence encodes the following:
- the LOC125047161 gene encoding uncharacterized protein LOC125047161, whose protein sequence is MRGFCKSTSRVKETQHSQYFPETNVLRKQCGNSLLMAEAKCNLMSDHTNPGNGTHELKIYRTFELAETIELTSTHLRRSPFKLFAAGTQHFRRQCCSRRCGRCTQQKLATASSGDRWAARAATASWAGSLWGWLAWAAASAGTASSGARPALGNTNAVILKSMERARPSARSARP